The Carassius auratus strain Wakin unplaced genomic scaffold, ASM336829v1 scaf_tig00012957, whole genome shotgun sequence DNA segment TCGTTGGAGCTTCACAAAACTAAACATTCTCATGCTTGGCACGGGCCGCTCAAAGACCATGACATAGTGGTCCGGTCATCCTGCCAGTCCAGCAGCTTAATTATCTGTGGAACAGGGGGCCGTTATTAGCCATGAGTGTCAGGCCGATCTCCATGGGAAGGTGTTTGGGATGACCAGGCTAAAAGGACAAAGTTACATTAACATGAATTTAAGATTTCAGAAATGGAAACAGTTACTGAGAAGCAATGATATACAGAGTGCAGGCTACTCACAACTCTTAAATATGGCATATTTGGAGTCTTTTCAGCAATTTTCACAGCCACCTGAGCAACAAAGCAAAGAATTAACAATAAGCATTTGCACAGAGGTCATTCCATTCATAAATCggagtacaaataaataaataaaccttaagGCCATCCTTGCAGCGAGTCCCTGCATGTATGTGGCTGTTGCTTCCTTCACCCAGCTTGGAGCCAAATTCATATCGCCAGAAAATGTGGTCTATTAGAAGATAAACAAATGTAGGtagaatgaaatacatttttaagcattttatcaTTTACAATAACATTTTCTACTTCACAAATATGTATTATCCTTACTGTTCTCCGGCTCCTCTGCTTCATCATCTTCAGAGGAGCTAGCTGGAGTGTGGACGTCCTGAGGTTGGAGGACGCCCTCCTCAGCAGCAGGGAGGACTTCAGAGACTGGAGCTTCTCCATGATCATGAATCTCTACAATTTGTTGTAGAGAAGACTGGTCTACAGAGGGGAATACCAATAGTATGAATCCAGTCTGATATGAATACACTATTGCTTACTCAAATTAGTCAAATCTTTATTTACGGCACTTTAGAAAAAATTGTGAATGTGATAATTGTTTTATAGATTATGGCAGTAAACTTACCC contains these protein-coding regions:
- the LOC113073838 gene encoding uncharacterized protein LOC113073838 — translated: MEQDVLQHQDVDAPVNSAEDDKAELVKDQISLQQIVEIHDHGEAPVSEVLPAAEDQLEQGVLQHQDIDAPVNSAEDDKAELVKDQSSLQQIVEIHDHGEAPVSEVLPAAEEGVLQPQDVHTPASSSEDDEAEEPENNHIFWRYEFGSKLGEGSNSHIHAGTRCKDGLKVAVKIAEKTPNMPYLRVPGHPKHLPMEIGLTLMANNGPLFHR